cagcagaaggtcaccaacaggtcttcaatgtagcgagaaattcccgcacccggaggcgtccttcagctggcccctaaacaaatatatactagttcagtgataatgaacgccatactaatttccaaattgtacacaagaaactaaaattttaaataatacaagactaacaaaggccagaggctcctgacttgggacaggcgcaaaaatgcggcggggttaaacatgtttgtgagatctcaaccctccccctatacctctaaccagtgtagaaaagtaaaagcataacaatacgcacattaaaattcagttcaagagaagtccgagtctgatgtcagaagatgtaaccaaagaaaataaacaaaatgacaataatacataaataacaacagactactagcagttaactgacatgccagctccagacttcaattaaactgactgaaagattatgatttcatcaaatgaacatcaggcacaatccttcccgtaaggggtttagtatcataccatcataacatatatgagaagaacataacccgtgtcatgccaacaactgtttttagaataaatgtgtttagttccgacgcaaagaccttatcagtgactcaatattaacgccaaaatatgcaatctttaatgacttgacaacagtatcgtaattataccccttcttaataagtctattcaaaggttttgtaagtttatgaggtgaatactgacacctttgtgctttataaagaatatttccataaaaaattggatgtgaaatacctgaacgtataaaaagtctgcatgttgagctatatttacgaatgatgtctttataccgatgataaaatttagtaaatgttttgactagtttgtgatatcgaaagccctggtgtaataatttttcagtaatacataaatttctctcgttaaaatctaaaacattgttacatacacgagcgaatcgtacaagttgagatatataaacaccgtaagatggtgacaagggaacgtcaccatctaaaaacggataattaacgataggaaatgaaaaatcatcccttttatcataaattgtagtattcagctttccgttagtgatataaatatcaagatcgaggaaagggcagtggtcattgttagtattagctttatttaaagtaagttcaccaggataaatttcattaatatacatactgaagtcgtcattattgagagccaaaatatcatccaaatatctaaaagtattattaaatttgtttatcagatgttgttttgatgggtctttgcttatttttgtcataaattgtaactcgtaacaatacaaaaagaggtccgcaataagtggtgcacagttagtccccattggaattccgataatctgacgatatacggaatccccaaagcgaacaaaaatgttatctagtaaaaattcaagggcatatatagtatcaaagcatgtccaattaaaatagtttttttgtttattgctactaaaaaatgacctaaaagagttagaacatatatattcacattctgattttttgaatgcccatttaattaggtgtgtgaattttttcttaatgagaatgtgaggcaatgtggtatacagggtagaaaaatcaaaactttgaacagattcaaaatcaccaatataagcatgcaatttatcaagtacttccaacgagttcttgacactccaaaagtaatttatcccactattttcgaaggccttatttgaacaatttattatgaggtttttaattgtaccaagtgtgctggtaagaataatagacaatttagtagttgaacaatggcttgaagacgaaataaatctatatttgtaaggggttttgtgtagcttcggaagccaatacatagttgggactttcattgtatttggctcttcttgtaaagcggtggctaaaagtttatgtttgttacagatttcgttttctgaaaatggagtcagttggaatgttggtgaattggttatttcctttttcagaacctcaatgtaaaatttacgtcaaacaataataatattattagcagctttatcggccgggacaaaaacaaattccttggctagttcttttagtttatgtttgatgcgagaaataggtttattgtggttattgttaatagtaaaatgttctttaaaatgttgaatacgtatatcaactatcttcattactgaattaaaaaaagagtccaaagattttttgtcagctttttcccgttttatccatttcatacagtaagaatggagtgagtcgtggatgatattacgacactcattccaattaataattgatgggggacgatatttaggtcctttactgagaaatgattttaactctcggtcttgaacgatgttaagatctcctgttataacatgggaaatgggtccataaatatattcggaattactgcaattacatgaagtaggtgtattttcactgatattaacatctttacacaattgactataattaaacacaaatttccgggtagatttcttgtaaatataacaaataagaggtagttcagtattgtcaaaatatccaggaatttgttctttaacagaatggtcgttaaatataccggcaatatttacaaaatcaaagcctttattgacatacttaattttaataaaatgttttttatgatcttcagggcgatcaattttgggaaataatttagaataacaatatgccataataatttgaacaatttcatacttaggactgctatatgaaattgtgttgcaatcctccaaaattttatttaacttgttaaccggtaacgaacagagttttgttaacagataatgtctgccgttgttttttgaaatagaaattaggtccgaaatattggtatgattggcccgaaattttctttgattgcgatttgttctacaaccgtgagaacggtttttacgaacagttttagaaacaatatccaaaatgttaacggaattggttctagatatattaccaattcccatgatattatcatttagaccgagagggtaaactgtctgtaattttttaatccaatttaattcaattattttccgtgatcgtacaaactttgaatgcgattcaccaggctgcttatttactacttctaaaggttgaactgctaaatatttaaaaggatggttgtgcttcttaaggtgttggtaaatgatacttttgaatttattaggtcttttaaaacgatacagatgttcttgagtgcgttttgataaatatcttccagtttctcctacgtactgaataccacatcccggtttgtttcatgtgagtaaataaataatactgtttgtttttcaagtaatatcagtttcaaaatttaaagaaaatgtgcgaccattaaacgtggaccttaccgtattgttggtggaaagacggggacatgtaagtcattttttggcatgacacttatcgatagaagggtaaccacgatttttattgttaaaaatgttagcgatggtagtatttttagataaccgattttgaagattgagacgtgtagataccctttgaacaagtttagtatttagtattttcccgtttcttagcttcataattgttttgttagtgaattacataataaaggagcaaagattggcgtccagaatatgaaccagcatacaataattaagttaagtaaaagtgataaatttgttcggctgaaaatgtcaaacgctatcagtattaattacccgaaaaagatagtgtatatCAGGGTAGGACTGATGGCTGACCAATTAGTAGAATGGagctgaatattgaaatactactttttgataaacattcctaaagtaatgaactagagcagttctcgctcggacacacactccataatctagtatattataagagcataaacctgaagcacggggaggcactctactgcctccacacggcactaaagacaaactctgtaaaaaataaaattgagaatggaaatggggaatgtgtcaaagagacaacaacccgaccaaaataaaaaaatacaacagcagaaggtcaccaacaggtcttcaatgtagcgagaaattcccgcacccggaggcgtccttcagctggcccctaaacaaatatatactagttcagtgataatgaacgccatactaatttccaaattgtacacaagaaactaaaattttaaataatacaagactaacaaaggccagaggctcctgacttgggacaggcgcaaaaatgcggcggggttaaacatgtttgtgagatctcaaccctccccctatacctctaaccagtgtagaaaagtaaaagcataacaatacgcacattaaaattcagttcaagagaagtccgagtctgatgtcagaagatgtaaccaaagaaaataaacaaaatgacaataatacataaataacaacagactactagcagttaactgacatgccagctccagacttcaattaaactgactgaaagattatgatttcatcaaatgaacatcaggcacaatccttcccgtaaggggtttagtatcataccatcataacatatatgagaagaacataacccgtgtcatgccaacaactgtttttagaataaatgtgtttagttccgacgcaaagaccttatcagtgactcaatattaacgccaaaatatgcaatctttaatgacttgacaacagtatcgtaattataccccttcttaataagtctattcaaaggttttgtaagtttatgaggtgaatactgacacctttgtgctttataaagaatatttccataaaaaattggatgtgaaatacctgaacgtataaaaagtctgcatgttgagctatatttacgaatgatgtctttataccgatgataaaatttagtaaatgttttgactagtttgtgatatcgaaagccctggtgtaataatttttcagtaatacataaatttctctcgttaaaatctaaaacattgttacatacacgagcgaatcgtacaagttgagatatataaacaccgtaagatggtgacaagggaacgtcaccatctaaaaacggataattaacgataggaaatgaaaaatcatcccttttatcataaattttagtattcagctttccgttagtgatataaatatcaagatcgaggaaagggcagtggtcattgttagtattagctttatttaaagtaagttcaccaggataaatttcattaatatacatactgaagtcgtcattattgagagccaaaatatcatccaaatatctaaaagtattattaaatttgtttatcagatgttgttttgatgggtctttgcttatttttgtcataaattgtaactcgtaacaatacaaaaagaggtccgcaataagtggtgcacagttagtccccattggaattccgataatctgacgatatacggaatccccaaagcgaacaaaaatgttatctagtaaaaattcaagggcatatatagtatcaaagcatgtccaattaacatagtttttttgtttattgctactaaaaaatgacctaaaagagttagaacatatatattcacattctgattttttgaatgcccatttaattaggtgtgtgaattttttcttaatgagaatgtgaggcaatgtggtatacagggtagaaaaatcaaaactttgaacagattcaaaatcaccaatataagcatgcaatttatcaagtacttccaacgagttcttgacactccaaaagtaatttatcccactattttcgaaggccttatttgaacaatttattatgaggtttttaattgtaccaagtgtgctggtaagaataatagacaatttagtagttgaacaatggcttgaagacgaaataaatctatatttgtaaggggttttgtgtagcttcggaagccaatacatagttgggactttcattgtatttggctctgcttgtaaagcggtggctaaaagtttatgtttgttacagatttcgttttctgaaaatggagtcagttggaatgttggtgaattggttatttcctttttcagaacctcaatgtaaaatttacgtcaaacaataataatattattagcagctttatcggccgggacaaaaacaaattccttggctagttctaaCATATATTCCCCGAAAAGGCTATTGGGAACTCGCAAACATTCTTTAAAGATACAATTTATGACGATAGTTTAACAATGTTATTTGTTAGAAACACTTCTAACCTTACCGATATCGGTGTTAGTCGTTCTATAAGGAAAAGAACCACTCAATTCGAGCCCGGTCAGAAGGAACATGCAATGAAGTAGTacatattataaacaatatagtTCCTACTcatagaagagggacgaaagataccagagggacagtcaaactcataaatcgaaaataaactgacaacgccatataGCTGTATATTTGTCAATTGGTGAACTATTCGGGAATTTTTCGAATCAAATGAAGTATCGGAACTTGGGAACACTTAAGAGTCCTTGTTACAAGCTTCTTTTGAATAATACAACCgtatatagaattataatagtAGTGCACAATTATCATGTTGTTCAGATCATAATTACCTATATCTGCACGCTCTAATATGCAATTATAAGTATGTTAATTGTTTAAAGCAAAAGTCAGGGGAACTTATAGGTTTGACATTAATTCCGATTTTTTGACTGACACTTTATTACAACTACAGTAACAAACAAAGTAGCCATAAAGCCTTGAAATTGCAGAATTTAATATAGATAGCAATGGAGCTATGAATTGTAGGTTTTATTCCATAATGGGTTTTACATATGAGCTTCTATTGacgaattttatattttttttctttggtttcagagttgtaaatattattattttccatAATTGTTATGTAGTCAAACATTTTGATGTATGCGTTGGTTTCATTGTTGTTGTGTTGTTATATATTGATGTTTACTCGTATATACTTCCACTTATAGTTATGGACAAGTTTTAACTTGATGAATTTTATAACATCAAACTATTAAAACATTGCGTTGGAATCAtattattaattgaaaatatctaTTTTCAATCCAgatgattatattttattgatttaaaataaagtcCAATAATTATCTACCAACTTTTACccgataatttttattttttcatatttggcattttatacattattcatgtacaaaaatatataaaagaatgaaaTGAGTAATTCTATGACCACGTTCTATGTGAaggtattttgaaaatatatatgaataaaaatacacCTTTGCGACTATCATAACTTAATGCTATAACCTttggattttatattttataatagacAAAAGCCATTAAAATCTGACGGattaaaatagtttatttttcatCCTACGGCGTTGAATGCTTCAGACATTGAAACTAAATGTGTATTGATGGATCGTAGTCTGATTATAAATACTGCAGCaactaaaaaagtaaaacaaggCTGAATGTTTGACTATAGGTACAATACAGTTAATTATGTATCCCTGCTCTACTACAAATCTCAGCGTTATACCATCTATTGTGGGAAAAGCGTGCTACTTGTAAAATATTGTAGTTGTGTGCGTGTGTTTTGAAAGAATTTGAGGCTTGGATTATGTAAATTACATCATAAATGAGAAAAATAGAATAAGACAGAACGCCTTTTTCTTCTACATTCTGATGTTGAATTGGAAAGTTTTGAGGTTAAAACATACGTTTGATGTTATAATGTTGCGCTTTCATGTCTTCGAAATAGAACAATTATACCTTGTCGCTATATTTGTGTTAAAAGCTTCGACCACTTACCGATTAGACGGGTACCACAAACACTGTACTTATTAGAGTGTTTTCTACATGCGTACggcggtttttttttttggttttttttgttttgtcatttcacCTAAGCTTTCGTGTATTGCTTAATGCAGTCTGACTATATATTCCATCTCCGCTATTCTTAACAAAGCGATATGACGACAGAAAAAAACACTCAATGAAGATCTCATTCCAAATTCACAACTATAAAATATCTTCTCAATGTATTTCTACTGCTGGCGAATTTGAGATATTGATAATATTCCTTTTAATCAAAACTAATTCCTATTTTAAGAATATGCGACTTATATGTACATAAGATGGAATAGTCTCATATATTCGTGGCTGAACCCACTCAGATATAAGTACATACAgtcttttataatttattcattgttgataATAAAACAAGTAATTTGTAAATGTGTCTGTTGTCAGAAAATGCATAACGCCTACTTTAATCTACTCAGGGTTCGTGCGTGAATAAATTATCAAAGTATCGTCTGGCTTTAGTATTAGTACATTTCCTACTCACCAAAGTCTTAAATTTCAGTGTTTTATGCTAAACGAATTGGATAAATACTTTTGcacattaaatgttttatttttggtatgTTGTATAGACATATATGTTATATACTGATGAATAATATAGAATTAATGTTTTTCCAGTggtgttgttttcaattaatggtattaaaaagcaaataaatattaataaagagaTATAGCTAACATTCTCACACACGGCTAAGAGATAATGCGACTGTTGACGGCTCCTTGAATAAATTGCTTTAATTTTCTCATTGATTATTGGCCGTTGTATATTTTGTTCACGGAGACTTAGCTGTAAACAACAGACGCGTCAGATATGAAATGAACATGATCAACTAATCAGTGTCAGTTAAAATTATTGTCAGTGATTATAGCAGAGATTGCATGTGAACTATGATTTaggtatgttattttttttctcactttttttCGCTTTAAATTCAGCGTTACGAGACTAACTAGAACATTAACTTTCTTATATTTCCATTTAGttgtttcttctttctttttggttgtttttgttgttagaTCTTGGTCATgtcttaattatttatattagcttttccttttttgtatttgtttatctatttgttgtttttttaaaaaggggaaggggtcttttcaattatttttcattattttctatttgttttatcatttgagcTAGTCTTTAAAGTGAGGGTTCGATACGTTTTATCTAAAATCAGTCAGTTTGCATACCGTTATTTCGCATACCGTTCAAAACTCTATGAACAGTATTAAACATGAATATgatttttgattgttttgttttagttattCAACTTTCTTATGAATTGCGCATGCTTTACGAAATCAAAAGACCAGATATTTCTATTCAACACTATAATAACTGtcttaaatatagaaaaatcacCTCATTAAGAGGTCATTGAAAGCCTTTTTGGAAAATCATCCAtaagtttcaattttttaacaGGAAAAACGACTACACATGCATCTTTAATAGGTTGTGTACATACTCTCTTGCTTAAGCCAACATGTATTCATTCTCCAGTTATTACTATCATGATATTTGTCTTTTACTCTGATTTTGTTACCTGAAACTGGTTTATTTCTATTAAACAACAATATCGCACTTGTTGTTAACAATTGttaagggagcaaccatttgatttttaagggGGAAGAAGGGGGAGGGAGGtaggatgaaaaatttatcctgaaagttttttaattgtataaatctctgtcctgctttttttattttgacaactttctgatatatgatatattgtGTCAGCTTGCTCTTACTCTCAAATAATCACTTACAAAAGGTGGTCACCATAACAAAAAGATTCGTTTTGAAATGACTTGTATCGACTTGTACAAAAATAATAACCTGACAAAGAAACAAGTATTCCCAGTCAAAAGGAGTTGAACAATTTCTTACTTGTTAAAACAACCATAatttttaaccccgccacattattgatgtatgtgtctgtcccaagtcaggagcctgtaatttagtggttgtcgtttgtttatgtgttacatgtttgtttttcgtttacttttttacatacataaggccgttagttttctcgtttgaattgtttacattgtcttatcggggcctatagctgactatgcggtgcggtatgggctttgctcattgttgaaggccgtacggttcacctatagttgttaatgtttgtgtcattttggtcttttgtggatattgaGTTGTCtcctggcaatcataccacatcttcttttttataataacagaaaaatcattaaaaatctttttcacatttaacttttacaaattcaTAATGTTATGAATACCTGCAATACAAGTCGTTGctgaaatagaaataagatATCCCGAACACATACCCCCTTTTTTGCGCCACATATAAAATGCACGGGCCTAATTAAAGAGAGAGTTTATAAAACTCACGCCCACATACACACAAATAAGCTCAACGCATGATCCCTGACTTAGCTAAATTactattgattttatattaacaagatttctatcaattttaaatggatTTGAGGATCATATGTATAGTTTATTGGTTTAATTGTAAGTGCAAATCTCATAACGAActattatttataacaatttgttTGAAATGGTTAGGTTTTGATCCGACTCCCGGGAAGCCTTTATAAACcagaatatttttctttgtaatttgaAGTAGAACTTCGTATAAGAACTCATGATTGTTATAATCTAAAGTAAGAAAATACGATAATGGTGTCATAAAAAGGGAAATGTACTTAGaacgaagttttttttatcactgGTCCTTTTTTCTCGGTCGAAATGAACAAAGAACTCTGTCTCTGCTATTTTAAGAATTCGCTAATTATAAGAGCACAACACGGAAACGAATGAAACCTACATTGTGTGCGGcatcttgtttttaaaacaatagacAATTGTGCTATACATGTGCCTGtcatatttgtgtatttttttcagtgtCGAAACAAGATGATGTACATAGCGCTTAATCCATCTTTCTGATTGAATTGATCATTAATtcctttttatcaattttcttaCAGGTGACAAAATGTAATTAATGATCAGATGACtgtgattggaagtaaaaacaAACCAGAGACATGTCTTTTAATGCGAGAGATAGCTGTACCGCGTCAGATGGCAATAtgaatttacaacaaaaatcaaacttttgtaATCCTGGAAATTAattgcacaatttttttttttcgaatcaaagaaacaaaactcGATCTGTAATTCCACATATTTAAGACAAAAAgtgaaatgttttgaaattattattaatcTTACAGTGAATATATCTATATCTTGACAACGTGTGAACATGGTTGATGTCGATCAAAGGAATAGAGTTGTCTTTCTCGGAGCAGGTGGAGTTGGCAAAAGCTCGGTCTTACAAAGATTTCTGTTTGGTACCTATAACGAAAAATACAAAGAGACAATAGAAGATTTGTTCGCAAAGGAATACGATATATGTGGAACTCATTTAAAAGTTGATTTTCTGGATACGGCCGGAAATATTGCTTTTCCAGCAATGCGACGTCTATCAATTGTCAATGCTCACGgctttgttttagtttattcaATTACGAACGAAAAAACATTTGAAGAAGTCAAACAATTATGGGAGCAAATAAAGGAAGCCCGAGAAAATTATCAAGAAATTCCATGCGTCATTGTAGGGAATCATTTAGATGAGGAAAATAATAGACAAGTTGAAAGATTTGATGCTCTAAATTGGGCTTATAACGAGGACTTAGGCGGAGGGTTTATTGAAGTTTCTGCCAAGGACGATACCGGAATTTCCGACATTTTCAAACTTTTACTTGGACAAGTCAAAACACCTAGAGCTAAACATACCGAACGTTTTATGTTGCGACGAATGAGTGTTCATTCATTAGAATGTCCCGAGCCGGAAACAACGCCACCAGAAGAAATTCAGGCGGAAGACAAGTCTAAATTCTCACGCAGTCGCAGTCTTATACGAAGAGGAAGCAAGCCAAAAATGAAGCGATCATCAAGGTCAAAAGGTGACTGTGCcgtttcataattttttatacttttaaaggAACAACATTCCAACTTATTGGCTACCAAATGTGCTTATCGACGAGTTTGAGCATTTGCTGCGATGTAAGGTTTGTTATAATTTTGAGAGAAAATGTCCAACCATTTATTAAATGCACGATTTTTT
The genomic region above belongs to Mytilus trossulus isolate FHL-02 chromosome 7, PNRI_Mtr1.1.1.hap1, whole genome shotgun sequence and contains:
- the LOC134727036 gene encoding ras-related protein Rap-2a-like, with product MVDVDQRNRVVFLGAGGVGKSSVLQRFLFGTYNEKYKETIEDLFAKEYDICGTHLKVDFLDTAGNIAFPAMRRLSIVNAHGFVLVYSITNEKTFEEVKQLWEQIKEARENYQEIPCVIVGNHLDEENNRQVERFDALNWAYNEDLGGGFIEVSAKDDTGISDIFKLLLGQVKTPRAKHTERFMLRRMSVHSLECPEPETTPPEEIQAEDKSKFSRSRSLIRRGSKPKMKRSSRSKGDCAVS